aattacaTTTTGtgaggatgagctaccacctgaagggttgggtcacaacaaggTACTatacatcaccgtgcaatgcgaggactattttatcaccagaatcctgatcgatggaggttctagTCTCAACATCCATCCACTAGTAACACTCAAAAAGTTGTGTaaaggactgcacgagataaaggacggagctatcaatgtgaaagccttcaacGGCTCCTAGAGGTCCACTATTTGGGACATtagtctatgcttgcaaatggggccaacctagTTCGATGAGCATCTTACAATATgctattgggacgaccatggagcCATGCCGCTGGGGTcatagcatcaacactacatcaggcagtaaaattcgaatagaatcatcaagaggtgatcattcacggcgacgggagcaaccctatatacagtcaccAAACCATTCTGGCAATCGAAGGGAGAAGGAAGCTAGGCGGAGAGACTTActatcacattgaacgggtaaatgttgttgacaaagataaatggtgggataacaagatcgagactatattgaattggagtgggtacgaacctggcaagggactcagaaagaaccttcaaaaaatcgctaaacccataaagctcaagaaacatggcactactttcggtctgggatacgagtacacctaggaagaattcaacaactggtctccACCATGGCGCGATCCTTACTATCCATTGGAGCAGCCGATACCACATCTAGAGCAGACCTTCTAACCggccgatattatttatgggtcagatgaagaagaagcacttgcagcggtgAAAAACTTGTTGTTAGAAGataatgacatggactgttgtgttgttctcgaggaagAGGGGGAGGAAGGCTCTTCCATACAGGATGTAAGCAGAGGGGCACACCACAATAACTAGACCAttaggacaaccagagcccgatgagcctcggggtagtaaggctaaaacaagcattgtttcgtttactaaaagattttatttttcgcatattttcaattcccgcaataagatctccaatgttcaaaacgattatgcaatttatcaaagcagtTTTTTATGAATTGATGCTCATTATTATtattctctcattactttacttatacagcattactattactcaTCTTGGtgaaccaatgactatgacatgAAACGAGACAACGCGACAAACgcacatagattcagaggaagatgacataccggaagagattgttaaggaagttgagaattttgagaacagacctaagtccaacctagatgaGACAGaagttgtcaacctgggagatgtagaaaacgtcaaggaaacgcAAATCAGtgttcacttatcgccatcagaaaagaaggaatacacagatttTCTAatggaatatgaggacatattcgcctggtcatatgatgacatgaccgtcctgagtacatctattgtggctcacaaactaccaaccgatCCAGCATGTCCATCGGTAAaacaaaaactcagaaagttcaaacacgatatgagtttgaaaatcaaggaaaaagtcaccaaacaggtcaaagctaaggttctcagggtagtagaatagccgacatggttagccaacatcgtgcctataccaaagaaggatgggaaggtcaaagtctgtgtcgactaccgggatctcaactgggccagtccgaaagacgacttccctttgccaaacatacacatcctgattaacaattgcaccaagcacgagttgcaatcatttgtaaaTTGTTTCGCTAGTTATCATcatatctggatggatgaagaagatgctgagaaaacggctttcattacgccgtggggaatgtactattacaagctgatgtcattcggtttgaagagcgtagaggccacctacatgagggccatgacaaccattttccatgatatgatacataaggagatagaggtgtacgtagatgatgttatcatcaagtccaagaaggtcactgatcacatggaagatttgacaaagttcttcaatagactgcgaaggtacaaccaaaaactgaatcccgcaaagtgtgcatttggggttcctgctagaaaattacttgggtttattgtgagtcgccgaggaatagaactggatccatcaaaagtcaaagccattcaagaactaccaccaccaaagaacaagaaggacgtgatgagtttctggggaaggcttaactacatcagttggttcatagcacagtctacagttatctgtgagccaatctttaagattttgaagaaggatgccgctaccaaatggactgatgactaccaaaaagctttcgacatgatcaaggaatacctgtcaacaccaccagtcttagtcccgcctgagccaggtagaccatTAATACTCTACCTTGTAGCATTGGATGGAGCTATCGGTTGCGTTCTGAGGCAGCATGACGaaacgggaaggaaggagcaggccatctattacctcagtaagaatttcaccccgtacgaggctcggtattctctattagagcgcacctgttgtgctttgacttgggtagctcagaagctgaggcactatttctgtgcctataccacatatctcatattaaggatggatcctttaaagtacatcttttagaattctatgcccactggcaagctagccaagtgccaaatcctgttgagtgagtttgacattgtctacgtgactcggaaagcaatcaagggacaggcactagcagatcaccttgctaaaaatcctGTGGATGgggaatacgaacccctgaaaacatattttcctgatgaaaaggtatcattcataggaaagaacattgcagaatcctatgatggctggagaatgtttttcgatggagcggcGAACATCAAAGAAGttagcataggagcagtcctagtatcagaaactgggcagcattatccggtgtctgccaaattcaggttctcgtgcaccaacaacatggctgaatatgaagcttgcatcttagggcttaaaatggccattgacatgaacattcaagagttcctagtaatcggagattcagacttgcttatacatcaggtacgagaagaatgggcgacaaagaactccaagatactcccgtatctgcatcatgtacaggaattgagaaggcggttcacgaagacggagttccaacatgttcctagagtccagaatgaattcgccgatgcattggataccctatcatccatgatacaacatctagataaaaatttcattgatcccattccagtgaaaatccatgatcagccagcttattgtgcctatgttgaagaagaagcagacggaaagccttggtttcatgacatcaaggaatatttggcaaaaggagaatacccagagcttgcaaatcctacttagaaacgcacacttcagaggttgtccaacaacttctttcacatcggaggaatcctgtatagcagaactcctgatttggggttactaaggtgtgtcaatgcaaaggaagcatccaagctactagaggaaattcacgttGGGACATGCGGTCCACAtgtgaacggttttgtcttagcaaagaagatactccaagctggttacttttggatgactgtggacggactacatccagtatgtccgaaaatgccaccgctgtcagatacatgcagacatgataaatgtacctccaaatgagcttaatgcaacaagctcaccatggccgtttgggggatggatgttattggaccattCAAGCCCgccgcttccaatggacacaggtttatcctagtaggaatcgactatttcaccaaatgggtcaaagtaACATCTTTCAgagcagtaaccaagaaagttgtagcggactttgtccgcgaccacatcgtttgtcgattcgggattctagagtcaatcattactgataatggctccaacctcaacagtgacttgatgaaagctatgtgtaaAACTTTTATGATCatacacaagaattctacagcctacacaactcagatgaacggagccgttgaagccgccaacaagaatatcaagaagatattgaggaaaatgataaagaaggataaacagtggcacaagaagttatcatttgccttattggggtatcgcaccgtagtccgcacatcaaccggggcaaccccttatatgttggtttacggtacagaggcagtcattccctcTGAGGTaaaaattccctccctaaggatcatacaggaagccgagcttgacgatgcagagtgggtgaaaagtcgttatgagcaactagcccttatagacggaaaaagaatTAATGCAGTTTGCCagggtcaactttatcagaacaaaatgtccagagccttcaacaaaagagtcaagccgagacagttcacactggggcagctggtgttaaagaaaattttcccaaatcaaaatgaagccaaaggcaagttctctcccaactggcagggtccatacatggttcactgggtcctgacaggaggagccctcataatTGCATAAATGGACGGAAAAGTCTAgccaaaacctatcaactcagatgaagtcaagcattactatgtgtaatctttttgctttcctatatgatgtaaattgaactacgtctgacctgattcccgtttaagaggggatatgtaggcagccctatgggttcggtcataattcaataaaaattttattccccccgcaattggaaactggggcagaattttgaggaagaccctcaaaaatctgaagtgatttcagccaatcGTCGTAAGCAACGATCAGaggcatcaacccattaaactggggcagaattttgaggaggaccctcaaaattccgtagcaagataggtggcaatgtcttgaaccatgtcaTAGTCGTCAGCTCAtctaaaagatttttttttacttgTGACATATTTTTtacgaaatcatgcatgtttattactgaaattgccttgtttagcaacgctaccccaatgatgcaaatagtatcaccagatcaaagccgagcagatcaagcagagccagcggggatacgaactaacctcccccccttacaaaactcatgattctTCTTTGAACGCATGCACTTGGATTACGAAAGCATCAGACGTACTATACACCCACGAGACAAACGTCGTTCAAGAATAGAACTCTCAGAATTGTCGCACTTACTCATATTTGCCATCCATGCACACCAGTGACATTCCATATGACACAATGTtcccagcagtcacaatatcgcaatctactatcagctaagaaagctctgtTACCACTTGCcactttatttcttgcataaggctaccattctgccttccgagaataaacgctgtctccatctgtatttctgcattgcataaggctacaattctgccttccgagactaagcgctgtctccatctgcattttctgcattgcatggctgaaagatcgccaccttatctacatttgcatggccgaaagatcaccacctactgcattgcatggctgaaagatcgccccctactgcattgcatggctaaaagatcgccacttcatctacatttgcatggctgaaagatcgccacttcatctaAATTTGCATGTCTAAAAGATCGCCCCCTACTGCATTTGCATGGGCTAAAAGATCGTCAAATACTAcacctcatgggctgaaagatcgccaccctactacattgcatggctgaaagatcgccacctactgtaTTGCATGGCTGGAAGATCACCActtcatctacatttgcatggctgaaagatcgccacttcctctacatttgcatggctcaaaaatcgccccctaCTACAtttgcatgggctgaaagatcgccaaatactgcacctcatgggctgaaagattgccaaattatccaaaggcgtcatcgtttggatgcaccattttcatagcccgaaaacaccatgtcatggcctgaggaccccttttaatcttttgcatatcatttttcaaaggcatcatggttaggaggcatcatcctcatagcccgagagcatcatttcatggcatgcgaatcctttattatatgctacatggcccaggacatcatggtctaaggacatcatcctaaccatccaaagacaacatttatGGTCCGACAGAAATTTGCATCATGTCTAAATTTacacacaatatatgcttgtattgcatatttgcaggtaaaccgtcGAGCAACGGCCATCttggcaggagcgatcccgctccagttcccgcagccctatcagACCTTCACCATTCACCCCTCCCTGGATATTACGTCCGCTCTAGAAAGTCTCtgcggcctaaacctcttcaactgttctgctcggtcaaaattggccatcatatctttacccgacaactctttcatccttcccgggtaaagaggggcagctgttgatacccaatttttcctatatatttttaatatacaaaatactttcaaaatagcatatttatatatgtataagTATGTTCAaatgttttatcatttttccttaattttaaagatttttaaaccaatttatttccctttttattcataaaaaactcaataataattcccaaagttATCATTTTCGTGATTCGTTTATTGGATTctaatatttatactaaaatataccTAATATATGTTTTGCAAATCTTTATAAAttgatttagtatttttaaatctaaattgcatataatcgcaatattagcctcttttagatttaattgcgtttatatctataaaaattaagtccaatatttttaatttgataattatgtactataaAACATTTTAGaacctttaatttatttacagaaattattttattattttttataaatgaaataaggaaaattggttatttaaatgttagccccattttatttcaattatagcctgattTGAACCCAATTTGAAGCCCAATTACCCCGGCCCAATTGCAATCTGAGCCGACCCAAACCATATCCCATTAAACCGCCCCACTTACCCATTTTAATCCAGGCGGTTGATCCTTCAAGATCAACGACCAATATCAccatttccttttttaacccaaacgaccccttcacCCTAACTCATTCCTCACAACACGCCGCCTCTGAAACCCTTCCTctcccaaactcaatttccctttcttcccaaatctcataacacccttcttGGGTGAAACCTTgaatagaaccttctcgccaaccatgtaggacacatctcgaaccttcctgtcagcataactcttttgcctcgactgcgttgtacgaagcctctcctgaatcattttcaccttctccaaagcatcctgcaccaagtctatccccaataaCGTAGCGTCACCggactcgaaccaaccaactagagatctacaccgcctcccatacaaagcctcatatggagccatctgaataattgactggtagctattgttataaacaaactctgcaagcggtagaaacatATCCCAcgatcctccgaaatcaatgacacaagcacacaacatgtcctccaatatctgaatagtgtgctcggtcTACCCGTCCATCttaggatgaaaagctgtgctcaactccacctaagtacccaactctctctgcacggccctccaaaactgcgaagtaaactcagttcctctatctgaaatgatggaaaccggaacaccatccaaacgaacaatctcccggatatagatctctgccaaccactctaaagaataggtagtacacacaggaatgaagtgcgcagacttcgtcagctgatccacaatcacccaaatagcattgaacttcttcaaagtccgtggaagtccaacaacaaagtccatagtgatcctctcccacttccactcgggaataaccatctactAAAGCAAGACACCCGGTCtataatgctcatatttcacctgttgacaattgagacaccgagctacaaatcccacaatatctttcttcatccttctccactaatagtgttgcctcaaatcctgatacatcttcgtggcacccgaatgaatggaataccgtcagctataggcctcctccggaatcaactcccgaagaccatccacattgggcacacaaatccggccctgcctcctcaacaccccatcatcaccaatggtcacatctctagcatcattatgttgaactctatccttaaggataagaaagtgtggatcatcatactggcactctctgatgcaatcatataaggaaaatCGAGacaccacacaagccaatacctgacccgggttccgaaatatctaacctcacaaatcgattggccaaggcctgaacatcaatcgcaataggtctctccccaaccagaatatatgccaaacttctcatactcactgcctttcggctcaaagcatcgtccaccacattggcctttcccggatggtacaatatagtgatatcataatccttaagcaactccaaccatctctgatgcctcaaattaagatctttttgcttgaacaaatgctgaagactgcgatgatcagtgaacacctcacaagatacgccatacaagtaatgcctccaaatcttcaatgtgtgaattatggcagccaactccaaattatgaacgagatagttcttctcatagggcttcaactgacgagaagcataagaaataactctaccctattacatcaatacacaaccaatcccaactcttgaagcatcacaatacatggtatatgaacctgaagctgattgcaaaaccaacactagagctgtggtcaaagctgtcctaatcttctgaaagctctcctcacactcgtttgACCATACAAAtaaaacacccttctgagtcaacttggtcaagataGATGTGAATCCCTGAACAAACGGTGATtatagcctaccaaaccaagaaagctgcgaatctctgtggctgaggatggtctaggctaattctgaatcgcctctatcttcttcggatcaacctgaattccctcgctggacaccatgtgccccaagaaagccactgaattgagccaaaactcacacttggagaactttgcataaatcttctcctccctcaatctctgtaacacaactctcaaatgctccgcgtgctcctcctgactacgctaatacaccagaatatcagcaatgaagactatgacaaatgaatcgagataaggctggaacacgctgttcatcaaatgcattaaCGCTAatggggaattggtcagcccaaaagacatcaccaagaactcataatgaccatatcaagtCCTGAAAGCCGTTTTAAggatatctgagtccctgatcttcaactggtgataacctgaacgaagattaatcttggagaacaccctcgctccctgaagctggtcaaataaatcatcaatgcaaggcaaaggattcttgttcttaattgttaccttgttcaattgcctataataaatgcacattctcattgtgtcatccttcttcttcacaaatagaatcggcgcaccccaaggtgacacactaggccgaataaaccctttatcaaggagttcctaaagttgttcttttaattcgttcaactccgctggtgccatacaatacggcggaatagaacTGAGCTGAGTGCTTGGCACCAGGTccataccaaaatcaatatccatgtctggtggcatgcccgacaggtctgcaagaaacacatcggaaaaatccctcacaactgggttAGAATCCATACTGGGAGTCttagctccgacatccctcataaaagatagatatgaaagacaacccttcccaaccatacactgggctttcaagaatgagatcactctacagGGAACAttatcagtcacacctcgccacttaATCCCTGGAACACCCAGTATAGCTAATGTGATTGTCTTaacatgacagtctagaatagcactacacggagataaccaatccatgaccaaaatgacatcaaaatccaccatgcttagTAGTAATAGATCCATtagggtctccagacccccaatagccaccacacatgactggtacacacgatctacaacaacagtatcgcccaccgaggtagatacatgaacatgtaaagcaagaaactcacggggcataccaaaataatgaaaaaagtatgatgatacataagaaaaggtgtaaccgggatcaaataatacagaggcatctctgtggcaaattgaaacaatacctgtaatgacagcatctgaagcaataacatcgggtctgctgttgatacccaatttttccttatatatttttaatatgaacaatactttcaaaatagcatatttaTGTATGTATAAGTATGTTCAAATGTtttatcattttccttaatttttaaagattttaaaccaatttatttctctattttattcataaaaaacccaataataattcccaaagttataattttggtgattcatttattagattctcatatttatactaaaatatagctaagatatttttttaatatttttataaattgatttaatatttttaaagctaaattgcatataatggcaatattagcctcttttagatttaattgcgttcatatatataaaaattaattccaatatttttaatttcataattatgtactataaagcattttagtacctttaatttatttaccgaaattattttattattttttataaaccaaatagggaaaattggctatttaaatgttagccccattttatttcaattatagcctgattTGAACCCAATTTGAAGCCCAATTACCACAACCCAATTGCAATCTGAACCGACCCAAACCCTATCCCATTAAATCGCCCCACTTACCcattttaatccaggccgttgatcctTCAAGATCAACGACCAATAATTACCCTTTCCTTtattaacccaaacgaccccttcacCTAACTTATTCCTCACAACACGACGCCTCTGAAACCCTTCCTCtaccaaatcctctctacaacaccctcaaaccctaACCGCCGCCCTAATCagccctaatccatggccttccaaggtcatcggagacctatatcagcctctcatggcttctacgtgttcgtTTCTGTGGTCTCATGACCTGATCATGAAGGGGCTTGGTCCAGACTTTTCTCGATGACTGTTCTCCTGTCGTCTTTGATCTTTCTCTGGCCAGCCATGGCCATTCGAGTCAGACCTTTGACTATCCTGCTTAGATCAATGGCTGGCCTTTCTcgtcacttggggttcttctgaaaccctaatctctaaggttctttcgatttctttcatATCTGCTTCAGATCTATGTTTTCTTTCAACTTCTAAgcatttttctcgaagtttcttttaaaaatttgctttcaaaactctttacCTTTTCTGATTATGGTTTtcctgttaagttatttcaaaacttttctctgatttttgacatgttttgctatATTTGCTCGTATTGTCCTTCTATCTGAGTTTGCATGATAAAAGTCCTGATTTCTTTTGGGGTTTCTGAGTCTATTTGCTGGTATttgtttgatttacttgtttatcatctctagactcaattggtgttgaaaaccctaattttttgggttcattcgagtctCTGAAGAAGTCTGGTAAGTATTTGTGTAATCTATTTGTTCATCATCTTTAAACTCGATTGGTTTCGAAAAACCTAATTTCTTTGGGGTCTATTCGAGTTTTTGAAACTGCTTGAGCAATTCATTTGTGTGAAATTGCTCGACGTGATTTGAAATtcctttgtttcagcatctcttttctttatgtgattcctttgaTTCTGGATTCTTACTATCTTTGAAACTCGACTATGCTTTTCAAAAGGGGTTTTCACTTgaccctttgcatgcttctgatactctatcTTTTTCTCTACTACTAAGTCAATGAAACTTGACCTACGTGACTATCGTGTTTCGAATGTTTGCTATCTACTAACTTTGTGCTATTATTGCATGTTGTTTCCTTTTTCCAatagtttggcctcgcatgtccagTGTTTGTGcactttatttatatgctgagtTTCCTTCTTTGATTGACCTTCAAttgtgtgactgatttcaaacttttcttttgtgaaactctgatttcactcgcctgttaaggttaattgatttctttccttgttttgccttactgaatcctagctctcaagccgaagtcaaaaatggtggaataactcaaATTCACGAAATGGTCTAACTTatatattctgcccaggcatacccgcatctgtggtccaaaatccgcttctgcggtaccgcatttttGGTTAacactccgcttctgcggaaatcactaaaGCCGGTCattaccgcatctgcgatccttcttccgcatttgcggttccgcagatgcggcccccGCAACCGCATTTGCGGTTTCCTGACAATCCCCTCCAAAACCACTTTTGCGGCTTCTCCCTGTCatctgcggtgccgcacctgtgggccccaaaccgcaggtgcgaaaacacccgAAGCAACAAATTTTTTGCAATCTCCCAAGTTtcaaatcttcccgttaaccatccgaaatcactccgaagccccccgggacctcaaccaaaagcacacacATAAcgcaataccttattcaaacttgtaccatcatcaaaacacctcaaacaacatcaaatctaccaaatcacatcgaattcaagcctaagtttcataAATCtttcgaaatacgcttttgatcaaaaacccaacca
This sequence is a window from Nicotiana sylvestris chromosome 3, ASM39365v2, whole genome shotgun sequence. Protein-coding genes within it:
- the LOC138886984 gene encoding uncharacterized protein, encoding MLCACVIDFGGSWDMFLPLAEFVYNNSYQSIIQMAPYEALYGRRCRSLVGWFESGDATLLGIDLVQDALEKVKMIQERLRTTQSRQKSYADRKVRDVSYMVGEKVLFKVSPKKGVMRFGKKGKLSLGEEGFQRRRVVRNELG
- the LOC138886985 gene encoding uncharacterized protein: MVDFDVILVMDWLSPCSAILDCHVKTITLAILGVPGIKWRGVTDNVPCRVISFLKAQCMVGKGCLSYLSFMRDVGAKTPSMDSNPVVRDFSDVFLADLSGMPPDMDIDFGMDLVPSTQLSSIPPYCMAPAELNELKEQL